A genomic segment from Juglans regia cultivar Chandler chromosome 14, Walnut 2.0, whole genome shotgun sequence encodes:
- the LOC109003675 gene encoding uncharacterized protein At5g48480-like, translating into MAQQEVHNGVAAKGAVTDALVFTAVKPQLLVEAPKASDAIQFYKAAFGAEELGRTMHPKRKADQELPLILSAQMKLGGSTFLVSDFSDDSAAPANAEGAGIVLCLETEDVNAAIVKAVSTGAVAVGEIEEGDGVCGGGRVGKVKDPYGIVWLISSPAQKSADVVA; encoded by the exons ATGGCGCAGCAGGAGGTCCATAACGGAGTAGCCGCTAAGGGAGCTGTCACCGACGCCTTGGTTTTCACGGCGGTAAAGCCGCAGCTGCTTGTGGAGGCTCCCAAGGCGAGCGACGCCATTCAGTTCTACAAGGCTGCGTTCGGCGCTGAGGAGCTCGGCCGTACCATGCACCCCAAGCGCAAAGCCGATCAAGAGctccctctcattctctctgCTCAGATGAAGCTCGGTGGCTCCACCTTTCTGGTCTCTGACTTCAGTGATGACTCTGCTGCTCC GGCCAATGCAGAGGGGGCTGGAATTGTGCTCTGCCTGGAGACCGAGGACGTCAATGCTGCCATCGTGAAGGCCGTGAGCACGGGAGCCGTAGCTGTGGGTGAGATCGAAGAGGGCGACGGCGTGTGCGGAGGTGGGCGTGTTGGAAAGGTCAAGGACCCGTATGGCATCGTTTGGCTCATCAGCTCCCCAGCCCAGAAGAGCGCCGACGTGGTTGCCTGA